In the Fusarium falciforme chromosome 6, complete sequence genome, TGGTGGCTAAGCCAAGGGGACTATTGATAGAATAAAAAACCTTGAATCCTTGCAAATACATCAACTGGCTGCAACAGAATCACGATAAAAGTTCTATACTGGACATATGATTTCATACTCTCAAGTTGTGAGTTGTCACTAATATCAAGCACTGTTATTTACATATCTGCCCGGAGACCTTGTTCTCGCAACTATGAGTCACTACCCTATGAGACACTttagtaagaaataaaaagaaatattaagagatatttaaatatagcgTAAAATTAAGAGAGAATTCCAGGTGAAATCTAAGGAAGAAAGATAAACTTGAATAAAAATTCCAAGTATCTCTCCAGGGAAATAGCAAGAgcataattaagctataatatatactagctAGAAACTAAGTCGTATCCTCACACTGTGTTGTACATGCGGTTTCAGGACAATAGCCATGATTACAAGCAAAAGAACATAGGCCTAGATAACCGTCACTCAACTCTGGTAATGGACACCCACGGACATTTATTACATCAGGAGCCTGCTTCGGCTTGCCGTAAGCCGTGCATGTGCAAGGACCTGGAGGGCAGTATCCATATCCGCAGCAGAACTTGCAGAGGCCGAGGTAGTTCTGCGTTTCACCGTCTGCCACTGTTCCTTCTGCACAAACAGCGGTTGAACTTGGGGCTGCACTTGTCGTGGCCTCTGCAATTGTTGTCaatgtcgtcatcatcgattTCCTTCTCGTGGATAAGTCAGTTATCTGGACTTGTGACTCAGTCAGTTGCGTATCTCACCTGTCGGCCCCGGCAGAAGCATCAATTCTTGGAGTCGACGAGGGCTTGGTAGTCGTTCGGGACTTGGTGGTCGGGACGGGTGTCGGGGTAGAAGTTTCTTCTAAAGATTGTGTAGCATCTTCCTGACTGGCGGAACTTGTCACAGCAGCCTCCTTAGGTGTACTCTTCTTCGAAGCCAACGACCCTCCAACACCGCCACCCACTGCCGCCCCAATTACGATCAAAGCGATCACAACCGCAGCAATAAACAGACCACGTCGGATCCCCCAGATCTTCTTTTTCGAGGCACCCTCTGCGTTGCCTTCCTGCTTCTCGTTTTGGCTGTCGACTGAAAGAGGCATCGGGTAAGGTGCTTGTTGGGACTTTTCGGGTTCGTAATAATATTTCGGAAATCGCTCCTCCAAGTAGTTACTTGCTCGGTGGATCTGATCGGGGCGGACCACTTCTGGCGAGTTGATATCGTTTGGCCCGGCGGACGGTTGCTTCTCAGCATAGGAATCATAAGAGTTTGCTGCTGGAGTGAGCAAGTATTCATCCAATACACGCAGGTCTCTCACCGTTCCAGACCATAATCAAAGCTTGGACTGAGCCTTGTTCGTGAGATTCGTCATGGTAGAACGGGTCAGTAGGAAAAAACACGGACGAGGATTAAAAGACAAAGTGAAATGATCGTGTCGGACCGATTTTAAACCAGCCGATGAAGTGGAGATACAAAAGATCCATTTGGCCCCTTTTCGACTCGGCAACGCGTAGCCCCCGGCCAACTGTCAGCTTGCGACCAGCTACATGATGGCACCGTTGACAGGGGCAGTGAGAAATATTGCCCATCTGGGATGCTCGCTTATAACTGGACCACCTGTAGGGCTACTCTAGTCACATCACTGTCACAGTGTGAAGCGAGCTCAAGATGAGGGCGCTTACTGCCGTCTTGGCTTTTCAGAACTCTAGGTTTTCCTCAAAGATGTATTCGATACAGGTCTGATGGCACAGGATATACTCGTTAACATACTGTTCAGGTATGATTGTCCGTAGCACAGGGCTCCAAAATTGGAGGTACATCTCGAGTTGATGTCTCCGGGCATGTTGTGGCACTTTTGCAAACCCAAGCAAGCATTGTAGACAGAACTTTGAGAAGGGACTTCGTGGTGAGCTCACATTGGCCATTATATAAGGCCAGGGTCCTTATTAGAAGCTACGCTGTTTCCCGGCACTTGTTTTTGCGTTACTCCTTACGGTCTTCATTCCAAGGATTGGAACGGGATAATGCATCGCTTAACCGGAAGGAATTTCCGCATCGATATCTCGGTTATGATTCGTGGTCAGTACATCAGCCTTGGCTGTCAGCATAGGCACGTATCAGAATAGGCAATTCGGAAACCTGAGCTTATAACTGGTTCGTCTATCTTTCCGTGGTTTTATCCTTGTTTCAAACTCCACTGTTAGCCTGATAGGGAAGACTTACCGCTACTAACCACGGATACAGTAGCCGAGACCATGTTCGCTAACGTAATCCAGCACAGGGATTGAGACGGCAACTTCCGTGACGGAAAATCTGCGATGATAGCGAGATATCCGTGGATCCAACCACACGTGGAGTTGCTGACGACTTGACGAGGGAAGACTCATGAGCGAACAACTATTATCGGTCACGATCCGGGATAAATCGGACTCGGCCGTCTTTCTTTATCTACCAGCGACGATCTGCACCGCAGCCGATGGAGACGGGCATGGAGAGGAGACCTGCATCCGCAGCCGCGCCTCAGGGTGGCCAGAGACAACCAAAGACCCGGACGCGAATCACAACAGCCTGCACGAGGTGTCAGAAGCGGAAAATCCGTGTAAGCCTTTCCCGCCAGTTGTGTCCCTTGGTTGCCTTACCCTGCCTTGATCGGTGGTTGGACCGCCGGATGGCTCCATCGAGCGGACCCATCTCCCGGGGCCATGGGGTCCATGCTAACATCCGTCCATAGTGTGATGCCCTGTCCCCCGCATGCAGCGCTTGCCAGCGAGCAGGTGTGCCATGCGTAGGTGGAGGGACATCGAGAGAGTTTCCACGCAGGTAGGTAGACTAGCCATTGTGGTATCCGCACGCAAGGTCAACCATTCGCTAATCACACTCACAGTTATGTCAACGACCTAGAAGCTCGAATCAGGTGGTTAGAGTCCATTGTCCAGGAGCACGCCCCAGATGTCGACTTAAGCGCCGGGCCCGGTCGTTCACCTAGCACCGAAGGCGGCAATCCATCCAGAGATCTGCAGGCCACGCAGCAGGGTCAGCAAGCCGGAGACAACCAGTCTCCCGGCAAGATAACAGATCAACTTGGCCTCATATCCCTCACCAGTGGTACAGATCTCCGTTTCCTGGGCCCGTCTAgcggcctcttcttcaccaagTTTGTCCTGGCCGGGCTTGGGAAGCGACTCCATGTCGACAAGGAGTCTGCTCCAGACACAGCAACCGACAATCTGGCCATCCCTTCTGACCTCCTAGTTCCACAGCCAAAAGAACTGCCTTCCGATCACAAACATGCAAGGTGGCTATCTCAGGCCTACTTCAACGTGGTTCACCTTCAGTTTCCGTTTCTACACGAGCCCACATATTGGGAAATCATCGACAAGATCTACAACGATGTCGAGGTAGGCGCGGTGGCAGAGTTCCAGGTGTTCATGGTTCTCGCAATAGGGGCAACCATACTCTCACGCCGGACAAGAGTCGCCTTATCACCCGAGGGTTACTACGCCTCGGCCATGAACCTCGtggctggtgccatcaacATGCCATCAGTGAGCTGCGTGCAATGCACTCTGCTTCTACAAATGTACGCTCTCAACAACCCGACGTCTGGCCTGAGCCTATGGACGCTTCATCACCACGGACTCGCGATGGTGATCGAGCTTGGTCTTCACCGGAATGTGCCGGAGAGCAATTTCACCCCCTTTGAAAGAGAGATTCGCCGTCGGATCTTTTGGTCCACATACACGATTGACCGGCTGCTGAGTACTTTGATGGGGCGACCGATGGGTGTAGTAGATGAGCAGTGCGATCTCAATGTGAGCAGCATACATGTGCCAGAACCCCTTTCAACCCAGAGCTGACGAGATCTAGTATCCGGCAGACGTCGACGATAGCCAGCTCAAGACAGAGCACCCCAAACCCCGCCAAGGCGACGAACCGCTCACCAACATGAGCAgtgccatccatctcttcaAACTTGCGAGGCTCAACAGCGAGATCAAGTGCGTCCTGTACTGCGCCGACCGGGAATATCCGCCATACACACAGCCCGTAATCACTGATACTGAGAGCTGGAGGGTCGACTTTTTGAACCGGCTGCGACAATGGAGACAAGATATACCGCGGCATGGGGAAGCGAGTCCACGGCACTATCTCAACCTCTGGTGCGAAATCAAGTATCACGAGGTACTCATGCTCATTCTCCGACCGAACCCGCGCTTCCACAATCCTGACAAGGCGACCATTCGCGAGTGCTTCTCCAGTGCCATGGCCTGCAGCGAGCTCTACCACCGACTATACATGACCAACATGCTCCATTACGGCTGGATGAGCGTCCATTCACTTTTCTTGTCCGTCATGGTCATGTTTTACTGCGTCTGCACACCTCGGGGTATCGCCGACGAAGCGGATTTTGACGCCCTGATGCGAGCTTTGAAGGTGTCG is a window encoding:
- a CDS encoding Zn(2)-C6 fungal-type domain-containing protein gives rise to the protein METGMERRPASAAAPQGGQRQPKTRTRITTACTRCQKRKIRCDALSPACSACQRAGVPCVGGGTSREFPRSYVNDLEARIRWLESIVQEHAPDVDLSAGPGRSPSTEGGNPSRDLQATQQGQQAGDNQSPGKITDQLGLISLTSGTDLRFLGPSSGLFFTKFVLAGLGKRLHVDKESAPDTATDNLAIPSDLLVPQPKELPSDHKHARWLSQAYFNVVHLQFPFLHEPTYWEIIDKIYNDVEVGAVAEFQVFMVLAIGATILSRRTRVALSPEGYYASAMNLVAGAINMPSVSCVQCTLLLQMYALNNPTSGLSLWTLHHHGLAMVIELGLHRNVPESNFTPFEREIRRRIFWSTYTIDRLLSTLMGRPMGVVDEQCDLNYPADVDDSQLKTEHPKPRQGDEPLTNMSSAIHLFKLARLNSEIKCVLYCADREYPPYTQPVITDTESWRVDFLNRLRQWRQDIPRHGEASPRHYLNLWCEIKYHEVLMLILRPNPRFHNPDKATIRECFSSAMACSELYHRLYMTNMLHYGWMSVHSLFLSVMVMFYCVCTPRGIADEADFDALMRALKVSSDILSAMGEYWPEAKKSRDVLDRVSTATIRRFTQNLKAARNNSIAPDSQASVNPSSLLGSNHAADWTSIDLSSNSVPSLQFEDTNVVDVPFGLGYEALEQSFTSADILSHFFGSGTDVMMGGAYDFEHARDRDTDESFGERLQDFGHPY